AAAACTCATCCAGAACTGGGCCTTTTTCAGAGTCGGAAAGTTTTTTGTCAGTGACTCAAGTTCTTCATGATACATCCGGTAAATATTGTAGCTGCCTACTGCTTCAGGGCAGTCATAACTCCGGGATTCAGACAGGGGAGGAGTCTCTTTGAAGACTCCCTCTTCCCAGTGGCGGCAGGCTGCCGTCACTTCCCGGATATTGATCTCCGGATTAAAATTGGTGGCAAAAGGCTGGCCGTGGTCACCGCCGTTCACATCAATGATATCCAGCTCATGAATCGCATCAAATTCATGTTTGGCTGCGTAGGCTGTATACACATTCGTCACACCCGGATCAAAGCCGCTTCCCAGAAGAGCCATCAGACCTGCTTCTTTGAAACGGGAATCATAGTCCCACTGCCATTTGTATTCAAATTTCGCTGTATCCCGGGGTTCATAGTTTGCTGTATCCAGGTAATGAGTTCCTGTCGCCAGGCAGGCATCCATGATGGTCAGATCCTGGTAGGGCAGAGCAACATTGATAACCATATAAGGTTTTTCTTTTTCAAGAAAACGTGTCAGTTCCGGTACATTTTCGGCGTCCACCGAGGCTGTTTTCACTGGTCTGTCAATCTGAGAAGCAATGGCTTTGCACTTGGCTTCTGTCCGGCTTGCCAGAACAATTTCTTCAAAAACTTCGGAAACCTGAGCACACTTATGAGCGACAACGCCCCCCACACCTCCGGCTCCGATGATGACAACTTTACCTTTCCTCATTTTTTACCTCTCAAAATATGTATAACCTCTCAGACTCTCTTCATAGCTCTCGACAATTCTCCGGCGGTCCCTAGCTGTGATCCTTCCATTCCGGACGGCTTCCTCCGCCTTCTGACGGAACAGCTCCTGCAGCTGCCTTGGATTGTATTCCACATAGGAAAGAACATCCGCGATTGAATCTCCCTCCAGCTCCCGGACAATATCAAACTCATCCTCATCTTTGATGCGGATAGAGACCACATTGGTATCTCCCAGCAGATTATGAAGATCTCCCAGGGTCTCCTGATAAGCTCCCACAAGGAAGGCACCCATAAAATATTCTTCATCCTGGAGAAGTTCATGAACAGACAAAGTTTTCTTTTCATCATGAATGTCTGTAAACCGGTCAATTTTGCCGTCACAGTCACAGGTTATATCAGCCAGTATACACTCTCTGGAGGGTTTTTCTTTCAGACGGTGAATCGGCATGATGGGGAATATCTGATCGATAGCCCAGGCATCGGGAAGGGACTGAAAAACACTGAAATTCCCGTAATAAATGTCTGAGAGGGCTATGTCCAGTCCTTCCAGATCGGGGGGAATTCTCTTTACCTTTTTCATCAGGACAGAGACATCCCGGAGGATCTTTAAAAAGATTGTTTCAGCCATACTGAGATCTCTCAGGTTGATCTGTCCATGCCGGAAGAGCTGACGGACTTCGTCCCTGTAATAGACCGCATCGTTACAGCTTTCCTGGAGATTCCGGATCTTCAGGACATTCTTTACATCAAAAAGATTCTGGATCAGTTCATGAGTCTCCTCTGGAAGAGTTTCGGGCAGGGGATTGGTATCGTTGCGGGTTGTGTCCAGGATGTTAAAGAGTAGAATGGAGTAGTAGGCAACAACCGACCGGCCGGATTCAGTCGTCAGGGTAGGATGAGGAATATCCTGTTCATCCAGAGTGGCCATGACCACCTCTATGATATCTGCCGTATATTCATCCAGGGTATAATTCCGGCTGTGGACATAGTTCGTCTGAGAGCCGTCATAGTCAACAGCCAGACCTCCGCCGAGGTCAAGATGCGCCAGTGGAGCGCCTTCCTTGTAAATATCAGTATAATAGCGGCAGGCTTCGGTAATGGCTCTCCGGATATCACGGATATTGGGTATCTGGCTTCCCAGGTGATAATGAACCAGCTTCAAGCTGTCCAGCATATTCTGTTTCTTGAGTTCGTCGATGACATCTATAATCTGGGTCGTATTCAATCCGAATATACTTCTGTCTCCTCCGGATTCCGTCCAATGACCCCCTGCCTGACTGGACAGTTTCAATCGGACACCCAGGAGTGGTTTTACACCCAGTGCCTTTGATCGTTTTATAATAAGATCCAGTTCTCCCGGCATTTCAATGACAAAAAAGCACTGATAACCCATCTGTATGGCATTCAGCCCTAAATCAATAAACTCTTCATCCTTGTATCCGTTGCAGATTAAAAGGGTTTCGGTGTTTTTAATCATACCCAGGGCGGCAATCAGTTCGGCCTTGCTGCCGGCTTCCAGTCCGTGATTGTAGCGTTCTCCGAAGCGGGTTACCTCTTCAATGACCTGCTGCTGCTGGTTTACCTTGATGGGGAAAACCCCTTTATATTCACCTTGATATCCGAATTTTTTGATATTGCTTCTGAAGCTTTCATTCAAACGGGTAATCTGACTATCCAGGAGATTTTCTATCCGCAGAAGGACAGGCATTGTCATGCTCCGGTCTTCGATCCCTTTGATGATGTTCATGATGTTGACAGAAACCGTTTTTCCGTTGACCGGGGCTGTTATTTTCACATCTCCGGAATCAGATATATGAAAATAGCCGTTTCCCCAGTCCTTAATACCATAGAGCTCTGCACTCTTTTCAACGGACCAACGGTTAAGAATGTCTTCATTCTTCATTCCTTAAACACCCCTCAATGGAAAATACTCCATCCATGAAGTTTCAATAGAGGCCAAAGGACTTTTTGATGAAATATCCTTTGCCTTTATTGATCTTATGAATGTACTAAAATTGTTCCTGTTATATACACGTTTTCAGGATAATCTGAAAGTCTCTTAAGTTCATATTTCAGTTTTTTTAAAAACTTCGCAGTTCACTTCTGATCCGAATGTATCTCGCCTGAATATTGAACCTCTTTAGATCAATACCCTGCCATGCCTATTGATTCAGCATACCCTTTTTTAGATTGGCATCGGCCGGGTCATCACCCAGCCAGATTGTGAATAAAACTTTCCGGAAGCGGTCATCCTTGATGGTGATGAGCTCTTTTTTCCCCTTATAGGCGACGACTCCCATCCCTGGCAGACTGATAAAGGTAAACTGATCTCCCTTGACAATCTCGTCCTTGAATACAGCCTGGAAATCGTTGATTTTCCCCTGGAGGGATGAAGTATCTCCACCCATGGCCTTTGCAAAGCCCTCTTCAATCGTTTCTGCCATAAGCTCACTGGTTATAAGTTTGGAAATAATGTCCAGCTGAATGACCGAAGCGACAGATCCGCTCAAAACCTCAGATTCACTGGAAATGGCTTTCTCCGTATACAAAGAACCGACGTACAGCTTTAAGAAAAGTTTTTTACGTATACCAGCTCCGCTGAGTTCATAATTTTTTCCATTGTAGGAGACTTGATCCATCAGTTTGACTCCTGAAAGAACGGGAGCACTGAAAACCGGGAGAGTCAAAGAGAAGAGCAGTAAAGTTATTATTTTTTTCATATTCACCTCATTAAGGATGATTATACGCTTGAACTCTTTCGGCGGTCAAATATAGTGCCGGGAAGAGAGGATTCTCATCTTTTTAAGGTTTATCAGGTTTATCCCGGAATCGAGAGGGACCTAACTGTACATTTCCTTCTTCAAATGATAGTTTCTGTTCACTTACAATATTATCCGGCTTAGATCAAGGTTTTCGATAAAATCAATCTATATATAAAAATGACTGGAATAGTGCCGTGTAATAGTACCGGCATGGAGAAACAAATGAAATTTGAAAAATTAGGATTAAATCCCGAGCTCCTCAAAGGAATCGTAGCGAAGGGATATACACAAACAACGGCCATTCAGGCTCAGGCCATACCGTCCATTCTGGCCGGCAGGGATTTAATGGGAGGAGCCCAGACAGGAACGGGGAAAACAGCCGCCTTTGCACTGCCGACCCTGCATCGTTTAACCCTGACCACTGCTCCCGAATCGGGAGCTCCCAGAGCTCTTATTCTGGCTCCCACAAGAGAACTGGCTGATCAGGTGGGGGAAAGCTTTATCAGTTACGGTCAGTTTCTGGATATGAGAGTAACCAAACTCTATGGGGGAGTCAAAATGAACCCTCAGCTTACCAACCTGAAAAAAGGTACGGATATTGTCATTGCCACTCCCGGACGACTCATGGACCATCTGGAACAAAAAAATATTGACCTTTCAAAAATCGAAATCCTTGTTCTTGATGAAGCCGACCGAATGCTTGATATGGGTTTTATCAATGATATCAAATCGGTCATCGGGTTCATACCTAAAAAGAGTCAGAATCTTCTGTTTTCAGCCACCTATGGAAACGATATAGAAAGCCTGGCTAAAGTTCTTCTTAAAAACCCTGTTGCCGTCGAGGTCAGTAAGAGGAATACGGCGGCCGTTGAGGTCAAACAGATCCTTCACTTTGTGGATAAGAAAGACCGGTTTGATCTTCTGGCCCATCTGATCAACGAAGGTCAGTGGTACCAGGTCCTTGTTTTTGTGAAGACAAAACACAGCGCCGATCGTGTCTCTTCTCAATTGACCAAAGCAGGTATACCCGCTGAAGCGATTCATGGAGATAAAAGACAGGCTTCCCGGACCAGAGCCCTGAACAATTTTATATCGGGTAAGCTTCAGGCATTAGTGGCTACAGATGTTGCTGCCAGAGGCATCGACCTGAAAGATCTGAGCCATGTGGTTAACTTTGAACTACCCCAGATCCCGGAGGATTATATCCACCGCATCGGTCGGACAGGACGGGCAGGTAAGTCGGGTGTTGCCATTTCACTGGTTTCTTTTTCCGAGAAAGCTCAGCTCCTGAAAATAGAAAAAATTCTGAAGGCGCCTATTCCCAAGGTTATCGTTGAGGGGTTTGAACCCAAACATGACA
This Oceanispirochaeta sp. DNA region includes the following protein-coding sequences:
- a CDS encoding chalcone isomerase family protein; amino-acid sequence: MKKIITLLLFSLTLPVFSAPVLSGVKLMDQVSYNGKNYELSGAGIRKKLFLKLYVGSLYTEKAISSESEVLSGSVASVIQLDIISKLITSELMAETIEEGFAKAMGGDTSSLQGKINDFQAVFKDEIVKGDQFTFISLPGMGVVAYKGKKELITIKDDRFRKVLFTIWLGDDPADANLKKGMLNQ
- a CDS encoding DEAD/DEAH box helicase; its protein translation is MKFEKLGLNPELLKGIVAKGYTQTTAIQAQAIPSILAGRDLMGGAQTGTGKTAAFALPTLHRLTLTTAPESGAPRALILAPTRELADQVGESFISYGQFLDMRVTKLYGGVKMNPQLTNLKKGTDIVIATPGRLMDHLEQKNIDLSKIEILVLDEADRMLDMGFINDIKSVIGFIPKKSQNLLFSATYGNDIESLAKVLLKNPVAVEVSKRNTAAVEVKQILHFVDKKDRFDLLAHLINEGQWYQVLVFVKTKHSADRVSSQLTKAGIPAEAIHGDKRQASRTRALNNFISGKLQALVATDVAARGIDLKDLSHVVNFELPQIPEDYIHRIGRTGRAGKSGVAISLVSFSEKAQLLKIEKILKAPIPKVIVEGFEPKHDINKVLKKNQDTIRPVRKDKDSSERRFKKSNKEKPASRSAKPGDSRSTGSRSAKPGDTRSTGSRSAKPGDTRSTGSRSAKPGDKRGSSGRSEKSGFSKSPAKSSQGGMKRKSSTRTKRTRQ
- the speA gene encoding biosynthetic arginine decarboxylase, yielding MKNEDILNRWSVEKSAELYGIKDWGNGYFHISDSGDVKITAPVNGKTVSVNIMNIIKGIEDRSMTMPVLLRIENLLDSQITRLNESFRSNIKKFGYQGEYKGVFPIKVNQQQQVIEEVTRFGERYNHGLEAGSKAELIAALGMIKNTETLLICNGYKDEEFIDLGLNAIQMGYQCFFVIEMPGELDLIIKRSKALGVKPLLGVRLKLSSQAGGHWTESGGDRSIFGLNTTQIIDVIDELKKQNMLDSLKLVHYHLGSQIPNIRDIRRAITEACRYYTDIYKEGAPLAHLDLGGGLAVDYDGSQTNYVHSRNYTLDEYTADIIEVVMATLDEQDIPHPTLTTESGRSVVAYYSILLFNILDTTRNDTNPLPETLPEETHELIQNLFDVKNVLKIRNLQESCNDAVYYRDEVRQLFRHGQINLRDLSMAETIFLKILRDVSVLMKKVKRIPPDLEGLDIALSDIYYGNFSVFQSLPDAWAIDQIFPIMPIHRLKEKPSRECILADITCDCDGKIDRFTDIHDEKKTLSVHELLQDEEYFMGAFLVGAYQETLGDLHNLLGDTNVVSIRIKDEDEFDIVRELEGDSIADVLSYVEYNPRQLQELFRQKAEEAVRNGRITARDRRRIVESYEESLRGYTYFER
- a CDS encoding saccharopine dehydrogenase family protein, with amino-acid sequence MRKGKVVIIGAGGVGGVVAHKCAQVSEVFEEIVLASRTEAKCKAIASQIDRPVKTASVDAENVPELTRFLEKEKPYMVINVALPYQDLTIMDACLATGTHYLDTANYEPRDTAKFEYKWQWDYDSRFKEAGLMALLGSGFDPGVTNVYTAYAAKHEFDAIHELDIIDVNGGDHGQPFATNFNPEINIREVTAACRHWEEGVFKETPPLSESRSYDCPEAVGSYNIYRMYHEELESLTKNFPTLKKAQFWMSFSENYLNHLKVLQNVGMTGIDPVIYNGVEIIPLQFLKAVLPEPSSLGPLTKGKTCIGNIIKGNSDGKEKKIYIYNICDHQECYREVQSQAISYTTGVPAMIGAKMMMTGEWKGPGVFNIEQMNPDPFMEDLNAYGLPWTKISL